A genomic window from Fusobacterium varium includes:
- a CDS encoding energy-coupling factor transporter transmembrane protein EcfT has product MLKLNPAYKGLTLFLISLILSFEYNYYFNFGIFLVMILLMLINKVSIKKIILAFLPVIFLAVGVFFTGFLHSGESTDVTSLTKIVVVIGDAETGMQLAMRIMAFASIGLFFVFTTDPRLFILSLNQQFKLPRNFAYGILAAYSFIPIVKQEYQNMRFAYRARGVEKNIFMLPMLVTAVRSSESIAMAMESKGFNSRGNRSEYIKLSVSIWDYITLVVGTLIVLVGTIIF; this is encoded by the coding sequence ATGTTAAAATTAAACCCTGCTTATAAGGGATTAACACTATTTTTAATCTCTTTAATACTCTCTTTTGAGTACAATTATTATTTTAACTTTGGAATTTTTCTAGTTATGATTTTGTTGATGTTAATTAATAAAGTTAGTATAAAAAAGATAATTCTGGCTTTTTTACCAGTTATATTTTTAGCAGTGGGGGTATTTTTTACAGGCTTTCTACATAGTGGTGAAAGTACAGATGTAACCTCTCTTACTAAGATAGTAGTTGTAATAGGAGATGCTGAAACTGGAATGCAACTAGCAATGAGAATAATGGCTTTTGCTAGTATCGGTTTATTTTTTGTATTTACAACAGATCCTAGATTATTTATTTTAAGCTTAAATCAACAATTTAAACTACCAAGAAACTTTGCTTATGGAATATTAGCTGCATATAGTTTTATTCCTATTGTTAAGCAAGAGTATCAAAATATGAGATTTGCATATAGAGCAAGAGGAGTTGAAAAAAATATTTTTATGCTTCCTATGCTTGTAACAGCTGTAAGATCATCTGAAAGTATAGCGATGGCTATGGAATCAAAGGGATTTAATTCAAGAGGAAATAGAAGTGAATACATAAAATTAAGTGTGAGTATTTGGGATTATATAACTCTTGTTGTAGGGACTTTAATTGTTTTAGTAGGAACAATTATTTTCTGA
- a CDS encoding histidine kinase, with protein sequence MKETYLQSYLIENYIFIAMVIGTFFVASMKSAVDRFLKRQLVINMSLLLILSIIEFYLDYHKNQVLIGKNFIILKLIYYSLKPLIMGIVVSVMKPKNKLIYIPAILNFLFYCSLILNNRLFSFDILNSFGSELWKYGYIVTNWIYWIILLFVLDLKFYRNTKVNPLSAFFAILWLMSANIIDAIGGKIGIMNHTYAVIFLFYYLVVHVQISQQINEEKEIKLKEQRMSLMLSQIQPHFLYNTLNTITALCRINPKLAEETTIKFSKYLRENMHNMGKNDTQLFSKELEHTNIYLDIEKLRFGDRVKVEYDIKTDDFNMPTLTLQPIVENAVKHGICNKVEGGTIKISTEKKGKDHIITISDNGIGFEMGKALNDGRTHVGIQNVKERLKTIVDAELEITSFIGIGTVVKIIIPGKKKYMRLESGKRREILSIGR encoded by the coding sequence ATGAAGGAGACATATTTACAAAGTTATCTTATTGAGAATTATATATTTATTGCAATGGTAATTGGTACATTTTTTGTAGCCTCTATGAAGTCAGCAGTAGATAGATTTTTAAAAAGGCAACTTGTTATTAATATGTCTCTTCTTTTAATTCTATCAATAATAGAATTTTACTTAGATTATCATAAAAATCAAGTTTTAATAGGAAAAAATTTTATAATATTAAAATTGATTTATTATTCATTAAAACCTTTGATTATGGGGATAGTAGTAAGTGTAATGAAGCCTAAAAATAAACTTATTTATATTCCAGCAATCTTAAACTTTCTATTTTATTGTAGTTTAATTTTAAATAATAGGTTATTTTCTTTTGATATTTTAAATAGTTTTGGAAGTGAACTTTGGAAATATGGTTATATTGTTACTAATTGGATATATTGGATTATTTTGCTCTTTGTATTAGATTTAAAATTTTATAGAAATACAAAAGTAAATCCTCTTTCAGCTTTTTTTGCTATACTGTGGTTGATGAGTGCAAACATTATAGATGCCATAGGGGGAAAAATAGGAATAATGAACCATACTTATGCTGTAATTTTTTTATTTTACTATCTTGTAGTACATGTACAAATCTCTCAACAAATAAATGAGGAGAAGGAGATAAAATTAAAAGAGCAAAGAATGTCCTTGATGCTTTCACAGATACAACCTCATTTTCTTTATAATACATTGAATACTATAACAGCTCTTTGTAGAATAAATCCAAAATTAGCAGAGGAAACAACAATAAAATTTTCTAAATACTTGAGAGAAAATATGCATAATATGGGCAAAAATGATACTCAGCTTTTTTCTAAAGAATTGGAACATACAAATATATATCTTGATATAGAAAAACTAAGATTTGGTGACAGAGTAAAAGTTGAATATGATATAAAAACAGATGATTTTAACATGCCAACCCTTACTCTGCAACCAATAGTAGAGAATGCAGTAAAACATGGAATTTGTAATAAAGTTGAAGGTGGAACTATAAAGATTTCTACAGAGAAAAAAGGAAAAGATCATATAATAACAATTTCAGATAATGGAATAGGATTTGAGATGGGAAAAGCATTAAATGATGGTAGAACCCATGTGGGAATACAAAATGTAAAGGAGAGATTGAAAACTATTGTTGATGCAGAGCTTGAAATTACAAGTTTTATAGGGATAGGAACAGTTGTAAAGATTATTATTCCTGGAAAGAAAAAATATATGAGATTGGAGAGTGGAAAAAGACGTGAAATACTTAGTATTGGACGATGA
- a CDS encoding response regulator — protein MKYLVLDDEVLAGEYLATLIKEVDEKAKVIVINNPIKALEIIKESFDVCFIDIQMPGLNGIEFANELKKLHSKINIIFVTGYSNYMGEAFKLDASDYIMKPANVEQIQHALENLRYSVSENISPEKEKRIQITCFGNFEVLIDGNPVKFKFEKTKELLAYLVHRKGARCSSKEVIANLWEDDGHDSYYRMLKKDLQDVLNSLGCGNIIYSERGKIGLANLQCIQCDYFKWIENAEEGRKLYHGEYMEQYSWGSETNAFLDMDKYKE, from the coding sequence GTGAAATACTTAGTATTGGACGATGAGGTACTTGCAGGAGAATATTTAGCAACATTAATAAAAGAAGTTGATGAAAAAGCAAAAGTAATAGTAATAAATAATCCTATTAAAGCTTTAGAGATTATTAAAGAATCTTTTGATGTATGTTTTATTGATATACAGATGCCAGGATTAAATGGGATAGAGTTTGCAAATGAACTTAAAAAATTACATTCAAAAATTAATATAATATTTGTAACAGGATATTCAAACTATATGGGTGAAGCTTTTAAATTAGATGCAAGTGATTATATTATGAAACCAGCAAATGTAGAGCAAATACAACATGCACTTGAAAATCTTAGATATTCTGTATCTGAAAATATATCCCCAGAGAAAGAGAAAAGAATACAGATAACTTGTTTCGGAAATTTTGAAGTACTTATAGATGGAAATCCTGTAAAATTTAAATTTGAAAAAACTAAGGAACTACTAGCATATCTTGTTCATAGAAAGGGAGCAAGGTGCAGTTCAAAGGAAGTTATTGCAAATTTATGGGAAGATGATGGGCATGATTCTTATTACAGAATGCTAAAAAAAGATTTACAAGATGTTTTAAATAGCTTAGGATGTGGAAATATAATATATAGTGAAAGAGGAAAAATTGGACTTGCAAATTTACAGTGTATTCAGTGTGATTATTTTAAATGGATTGAAAATGCAGAAGAGGGAAGAAAATTGTATCATGGAGAGTATATGGAACAATATTCATGGGGTAGTGAAACTAATGCTTTTTTAGATATGGATAAATACAAAGAATAA
- the nhaC gene encoding Na+/H+ antiporter NhaC, with translation MSESSKVRLPNKVEAIIPIVFLLTVMITNYALGWGLDPHIPVTLSCGVAMIIGKLCGYDYKDMLAAGLEAVNQSLEAIIIILLVGCLIGSFTACGTIPAVVYYGLKLLTPAIFLPFVTILCAVVGIALGSAWTVTATLGIAFMAIGTTMGLNPALIAGAILSGACCGDKFSPLSDSTNLAAGSAQTGLFDHVAAMVTTTFPSLVIAVILYTFFSLSKVGTYDPSLATELSSAILDHYTYMSPILLIPILLIVVVAVIKMPAIPSVVLLSLLGCIFAIIFQGTGIADCIKILHYGYEAESSNALFYKLVNRGGMDSMLWTNNLVIVAVAFGGILQKIGSVESLLGGLIKKVKTPFQLVLVTIATGVFCITTMCDQYLGLIIPASMYKDNYDEMGLGRNMLSRTLEDGGTLWSPLVPWSSCGAYHAAVLGVPTLAYLPYCFMNIINPIYAIVTLSWGGNILYADGSRTNLFGKLKKGRGPAQAPEKAYEKAMKALAKIRNSEGVKAL, from the coding sequence ATGAGTGAAAGTAGCAAGGTTAGATTACCTAATAAGGTAGAGGCTATAATTCCAATTGTTTTTCTTTTAACAGTGATGATTACAAACTATGCTTTAGGGTGGGGACTTGATCCACATATTCCTGTAACTCTTTCATGTGGAGTTGCTATGATTATTGGAAAATTATGCGGATATGATTACAAGGATATGCTTGCAGCAGGACTTGAAGCTGTTAACCAATCTTTAGAAGCAATAATTATAATTCTTCTTGTAGGATGTTTAATAGGATCATTTACAGCATGTGGAACTATTCCAGCAGTTGTATATTATGGATTAAAACTTCTTACACCAGCTATATTTCTTCCTTTTGTAACAATTCTTTGTGCAGTTGTTGGAATTGCTCTTGGATCGGCTTGGACTGTAACAGCAACACTTGGAATTGCATTTATGGCAATAGGAACAACAATGGGATTGAATCCAGCACTTATAGCAGGAGCTATTCTTTCTGGAGCATGTTGTGGAGATAAATTTTCACCACTTTCTGACTCAACAAATCTAGCTGCTGGTTCTGCACAAACAGGACTTTTTGATCATGTGGCAGCTATGGTAACTACAACTTTTCCTAGTTTAGTTATAGCTGTAATTTTATATACATTCTTCTCACTTTCAAAAGTGGGAACATATGATCCTTCATTAGCAACTGAGTTATCAAGTGCAATATTAGATCATTATACATATATGAGTCCAATTCTACTTATTCCTATTTTACTGATAGTAGTAGTAGCAGTAATAAAAATGCCAGCTATTCCTTCAGTAGTTTTACTTTCATTACTTGGATGTATATTTGCTATAATATTCCAAGGAACTGGAATTGCTGATTGTATTAAGATACTTCATTATGGTTATGAAGCTGAATCTAGTAATGCTCTATTTTATAAACTTGTAAATAGAGGTGGAATGGATAGCATGCTTTGGACTAATAACCTTGTAATTGTTGCTGTTGCATTTGGTGGAATACTTCAAAAAATAGGTTCAGTAGAGTCATTACTTGGTGGATTAATAAAGAAAGTAAAAACTCCATTCCAATTAGTTCTTGTTACAATTGCAACTGGGGTATTCTGTATTACAACTATGTGTGACCAATATTTAGGATTGATAATTCCAGCATCAATGTATAAAGATAATTATGATGAGATGGGACTTGGTAGAAATATGCTTTCAAGAACTCTTGAAGATGGTGGAACTTTATGGTCACCACTTGTTCCGTGGTCATCATGTGGAGCATACCATGCAGCAGTACTTGGAGTACCAACACTTGCATACCTACCATATTGCTTTATGAATATAATAAATCCTATCTATGCTATTGTTACTTTAAGTTGGGGTGGAAATATTCTATATGCTGATGGATCAAGAACAAACTTATTTGGTAAATTAAAGAAAGGTCGTGGACCTGCTCAAGCTCCAGAAAAAGCATATGAAAAAGCTATGAAAGCTCTTGCTAAAATAAGAAATTCTGAAGGAGTAAAAGCATTATAA